Sequence from the Gadus chalcogrammus isolate NIFS_2021 chromosome 21, NIFS_Gcha_1.0, whole genome shotgun sequence genome:
gctctTCCACGCCACTGGCCTCTAGTCCGAAGAACAAAGTCATCAACAACTAACCTTTTacttcacccccaccccccccagacacagagGAAATGGCGTCATTCCTGACAATGACGGCAGAAGGCGACGCATTGGTCCACATTTAGCGGCTCTAACTTCACACTGTCTGACGAGGAGCAACCACTCAGGAAGGCCAGCATATGTCCGGAGCTCTTGTCTCGAGGCAGTGAGACTCCGCTAGGACTGACCCCGGGGGCCCGGGGAGGCAGCGAGCCTCCACTAGGAGGCTCCTGTTCACAGAGGCGGCCCCCAGGTGCCTGGcgggaggtggtgtgtgtggacgggGGACTCGCGTTACCGCCGCTGCGTCTATTTCTGGATCAGATGAATTTCACTACGGCTCAAGTCCAGGGCCCGTATCCTTAACACGATCAATAAAGTAGGTCAGCATGACGCAGGGGGATCGTGTTTGGTCCACgccgccgacacacacacttacgtgTTTTTTGCCCGCGGACACCGTCGCTCTGACTGACAGCTGGATCTGttccgccccctgctggtcgcAGGAGCACACTTCTACACGCAGTCTTTTTGGTCAACTTGCTCAACAGTCTAATGAGAGCAAGGTTAGGTATATGCAGATATAAATTAAATGGAGTTTTAGTTTACATAGTACTTGAACCAAGACCTATTCCCTCTTCCATCTTTGTGTTTTTATCCGTACAGACGGCTGTGTCCTGTTAACGGAGACCGCAACAATACTGGTGGATAAGGGACATACATTTTCAATCGCACTTCAATAAAACAATGGTTCCTGAAACCATATCAAAATACAAGTGTATCAAGACACTTGATCTTGCAGTACTTGTTTCTTAGCCTCACCTCGGTGTAACTTGAGATAAACGCATAAAACTGAGGTCAAACCACGAGGAATACACGTCCAAACCGCCGTTAGTTTCTGCTTAAGGGGCCCCGATATACCCCCCAGCTGTGAGGTTCGTTAGCCAGCTCATACAGGTCGGAGGGCAGGAGGCCAACGGTCGATGGTGACGTCGCTACGGAGTCGATGGAGACACGACCACATGTGATTGATttacattctttttttattgagaATAGTGTTGAAGACCGGAGAATAATGCAGAGCTCCACTCGTGTGCGTTTCCACCTTCCGTTTTATTTCCCTAACGCCAGGAACATCCCAGGCCTACGGGCGCCCTGCTGACGAGCTACACCTCTGATGCGGACAGGAAACTCAGAAGGATCCAAGCACCTCCTCCAAATTAAAAGcgtaagataaaaataaaattaaaaaaagcgAGACTCGTTAAGTCTGGCGCTTTCTTTCAGAGTACGGGCGCTactaaaaacaagaaaaaacaaagtGGAGTTTGATCACTGGGCCTGTGCAAAATGACTGAAGGAACAGAGAAAACATAAGATCAAcattatcaaaaaatatatataacatcacATCCAATTAGCCTTTTTTAAGAGTACATCTTCATCGAGTTTCTGAATGTAAAAATCTACTGGCAGCCATTATCAAACTCATGATTCATATACattatagatatacatatacactTTCCTTCTCTGCCATCACTCGGGACAAAGTGTTGGGTGAATCCTGCAGGTGAAAGTCCGCTCCGCCACCTTCCTTAACTATAGCGCATAAAGAAATGTCAAGCACTTTAGAAGCAGGTTCTAAGGCAACATGTGAACTAAAACAGAAGCAGGTGTACATCCCAGGCTCCTTAGTGTCTCACCTTCTCCCCTCGGACGAGGAACATTCTCTAATGCATAAAGTACACCTCACCATGTCACTACAGGGTGACGAGAGAGTAGAAGACAGACCAAACAATACTGAAGTCACAATAAACGCTATTCCACTTCTTCCAACGCTCATACATTTCGTCTTCTAAAAGAACGTGGGTGGGACCTTTAAAAGCGGGTTGGAGTTAATATCCATCgcatcccctctcccccagcgaTGGGGTGGGCGTAGAGGTCTAGTCCGGATCCAGGTCGTCCACTCTGGACCTCCAAGGCAGGTCTGTGATACATCCTTCAGTCAGAACCGCCGGTCACGATGTGCAGAAAACTAATAGATACCCAATAAAACCAGAACCATCGCACAGCCACCAGCTCAACGACCCGGCCCTGGGATCCAAAGTACAGGGCCCAGTGCCGGCTGGGATTGACAGTACATGCCAGCGCCGGCTGGGATTGACAGTACATGCCAGCGTTGGCTGGGATTGACAGTACAGGCCAGCGCCTTCACGCTCCCAACATGATGACCGCTCGCTCAGGAAGCGCATGCTGATTGGCCAGCAGAGAACCAGGGGGCAGGACCAGTGCagacccacccccacccctcacccccctggcAATACCCCCTCCACGGACGGGCCGAAGACCCCCATGATTATAACCCTTCCTCATTGGTGGATCCTAAAGACACCCGTGATTATCGCCCTTCCTCATTGGTCGATCCTAAAGACACCCGTGGATATAATCCACCCTTATTGGTTACCCAGTGCACATCAGTGAACATAACCACGTCACATTGGCTGACCATAAAGACAGCCGTGAACAACGCCACCTCTGATTGGTTAACCCAGTGAACACAGCCCCGCCCCTTTATATTCTACcgcaacaacaaaaataaaacgtcTCCGTGGTCCGtctgggggggtgaggaggggaaccgtctctcccttttccctccctctccaggagTACTGAcagaactggggggggggggggggggctcggtaCATCCAGAACAAAGCTGCTTAACAGGGGGGGGTGGTCCCAGGATGGACCAGGTGGGGGTCGGGTAGGGTGGGGGTCGGGTAGGGTGGGGGtcaggtggggtggggtgggggtcgggTAGGGTAGGGAGGGGTTGATTTGTTTGATCATTAAAAATAATCtttgtaaataaaattaaaacgACACCAATTTCCTCCACTGCTCATTATCTGGTGTCCAATCACGTTTCAGCGGCGGCATGCAACCACTTCCTGtccgggggcaggggggggggggcataaaggAAGTGCAGGGGGTCAGACCCCGGTCAACCCAACAGGTTGACTACTAGTTACTGGTAACCAGCACTGATTAGGATGAGGTGTTCCACTTGGCGcgtgtgcagggggggggggtggggtgggcgtGGTcactgggggcggggcctggtcaTGGGGGCGGGATCAGGAGGTGCCCTGTCTCTTCTGCTGTTGCACGCGGATGAGGTCCAGCTGCTTCTTGCACTTGTGGTAGTAGGTGGCCAGGCTCTGGTtctcctccagcagcttctTGTGCTCCTGGACCAGCCTCGACGTGGTCTGCTGGTCCTTCTCGTCCTGGTCCAGCTCCGCGATCAGCTCCTTCCTAGACCGCGGAGCACACAGGATATGACATCACAGTGACGGCATCAACCAATGATATGACATCACAGTGACGGCATCAACCAATGATATGACATCACAGTGACGGCATCAACCAATGATATGACATCACAGTGACGGCATCAACCAATGATATGACATCACAGTGACGGCATCAACCAATGCTATGACATCACAGTGACGGCATCAACCAATGATATGACATCACAGTGACGGCATCAACCAATGCTATGATGCCGCCTTCAAAACTGAGTTACCGGGAGATTCGGGGGTTCGGACCTTAAGCTCGGTGAGAAGTGCTTTGAACACTCTGTTGGGTCCGAGTTTTCGCTCTGAGTTTCGTGCGGGAGTAGAGCTACCGGAGCCCTCAGAGTTCACGCCACAACAATGGCCGCCCATTTCATTGATAAGACTAAAGTGAACTTGCAGCAAGCGGCAAACGTAaccattctaacatttgcattacCAGGCATTATAGCTTACAATTCTAAACATCACCTGATAAATTCATGTTCAATCACCGCAAGCAGTCCTAATAACTGATTCATCTGATTCAGCAAAGAGGTCCCTAAGAGCAGCAATACTTATTGTTATGAAGTCTAGTATCACGAACGATCAGTTTTTCCTGGTTTACGTCACAGCCTACGAACTCCTGAAGGGCGTTTCCTGATCACTCTTATTTcggaagaagggaaggtttaCGTAAAGACAGGTTAGAGCTTCCGAACCTCCGAGCTGCattaacaataaaaacaacgtTGCACCCGTCATGTGACCGCACAATCATTGGACCGTATTTGACAGAGGGCGGTGCTGAGAATGTGGGAGGAGCTACATGGCcgaccccgcccctctccttACTTCCTCTGGATGAGCAGAGCGATCTCCGTCTGCACCTTCAGGTACTCCTGGGCCATCTTACAGTGCTGCTCGAACACCGCCATGGACTCCTTGGAGTTAGGACAGGGGgccaggggctggggggggggggggacacaccaATACATTACATCacagaccccacacacacacacagaccccacacacacacacacacacacacacacacacacacagagaccccacacacacacacacacacacacacacacacacacacacacacacaccccccaaagGAACTTCAGACAAGATGGTGAAAGGACTCTGTCTTCTCCTTCCTCAAGGTTGGAACACTAAactaaagtaaagtaaagtaagaGGCGGTCCTCGTGTGCCAGATGGACTGGGTCTCTCCTCCCGGTTGCCGGGCAACCAGCTGTCACCTGCTCAGCAATCATCTTCATGCAAAAAACAATGACCAATTATCCAATCAGCCAGTTAAGCCTGCATCAACACCAGGCCAGAGGGATCAACACCTGGGCCGGCATCAAGCACTGCTGTGATTGGACGCCGGTGCTGGAGAGTtatgtcaccatgtcaaccaatttgagccaatcagaggcggGCGTTGCGTGCGTTCGAGGCTGATTGGCTCACCTGCAGCTGGTAGTCCAGGGTGAGGTATGCCATGGGGATGGAGTTGTCCGAACCGTTGGAGTCTGAGCAGACGATAAAGGGTTCAGTCCGACGTCATGACGACCATGAACAGCAGAAACATtcagttataataataataagtataaGATATTACATGTGATACAACAAATCTGTTCAATCTATTTCATAAATTCTTGctccttaaaaaaatacttaaaaaaaCTGCATGAAAACCTGTTAAAATTGTTTCTATTTTAATATGATCCAATGTGTTAATTCCTTTCAATGGTTAGTTATGCGTCAAGTCATCATTcattatcataaaaacaaaactaaCGTATGTCCTCTACCGCATCATTCCACTCATGCATTACTAGTCATTACCAGTTCGTTAACCTCACAGCATCattgcctaagtcatattttggccaaattgtgatatctaacctacCTCTACTCTCCTGGGGCTGCTGATTCGCTGCGCCTCATTGGCTacatcctaagccaatcagagtcatCTAATTGACGCTAAATACAAAACGAACCTTCAAATATGACTTGGGTTATGCTACGAGGCTAACGAGTGTGGCTAACAGGGGAGGTCAACTGAGCCATGACGACATTGAGACACCTCAGGCCttctggaccaatcagagcgcaGCCTCAGGCCTTCTGGATCAATCAGAGGTGCAGCCTCAGGCCTtctggaccaatcagagtgCAGCCTCAGGCCTtctggaccaatcagagtgCAGCCTCAGGCCttctggaccaatcagagcgcaGCCTCAGGCCttctggaccaatcagagcgcaGCCTCAGGCCttctggaccaatcagagcgcaGCCTGAGGCCttctggaccaatcagagcgcaGACGGCCGTACCTGGGTCGTCGGGGGAGTAGTATCCCCTGCTGCCCGGCCGGTCAGACGGCATCATCCTCACGCTGGGGCTGGACGACCTACTGCTGTTCCTGCTGCCCTGTGAGTGGACACAAGCCCCGTCAATCACCCTGCACGGCCAATCCCAGACGCCCGTTCCGACAAAACAAGAGGTCGGGTTTCGTGGTTAAAAATTGGGGAATTTCATTGTGAAGACGTTGACAGGAGATTAATGTCAAAGTAAAATACAATTGAAAATACCTAGGGTTGCCTGTTTGTGTGggaaatctggcaacactggatGTAATCCACTGAactatgatatatatatatatcgtatCTTTACGTCATGAGTCTCATGGGCGGGGCAGGGCAAGGCCAGCCAGTAGATCCAGGCCAGAAGGCCTTGTCTTGCACAACACCCCGAACACCGCAGAGCCAAGTTGCCCCTGAACTCACGGTGAACCCCAGACTTTACAGAGTTGAGGCTCCTCtcagaaaacaaataaatgtttgGGGGAGCGgaagcagagcgagagagagatcgagagagagtcTGCCAAGGGGGTGCTCTCCGTTCAAAGCTGTCTGCTCGTGtttgaggtggtgggggagggggaggaggtgagggggggggggggggggggggggcacgacgTCTTCATCTTCCCTGGGTTGGAATATCAAACGCCTCCTAtagtctctctccatcctcccatAGGAAGCTCCTCTACTTGTCAAAGGAAGGCAGAGAGGAGGCAGGCAGTGAGCAGCTGTCACATAGAGACGCttcagggaggagaggggggggagagggggaggagggagaggggggggaggagaggggagagggggggagggagagggagatgaggtgcagataggagggggaggagtggagagagatgctgatggaggagaagagggagctTCAATAAGGACAGGAGAAGGATGCTGATGGCTTCACCaaagacgagaggagaggagaggaggagatatgctgatggaggagaagtggggaCACAAAagcaggcagagagggaggaggcgcGCTGCTGATGGTGGAGAGGGGCGGACGAGGAAAGATGCAGATGGAGGGAGTaggagacagagcaggagagagggctgatggagggagtaggagagagggCTGGTGTAGGGAGTAGGAgacggagcaggagagagggctgATGGAGGGAGTAGGAGACGGAGCAGGAGAGGACTGATGGAGGGAGTaggagacagagcaggagagagggctgatggagggagtaggagagagggctgatggagggagtaggagacagagcaggagagaggactgatggagggagtaggagacagagcaggagaggactgatggagggagtaggagacagagcaggagagagggctgGTGTAGGGAGTaggagacagagcaggagagaggactgatggagggagtaggagagagggCTGGTGTAGGGAGTaggagacagagcaggagaggactgatggagggagtaggagacagagcaggagagagggctgGTGTAGGGAGTAGGAgacggagcaggagagagggctgATGGAGGGAGTAGGAgacggagcaggagagagggctgGTGTAGGGAGTaggagacagagcaggagagggCTGGTGTAGGGAGTaggagacagagcaggagagagggctgATGGGGGGGAGTaggagacagagcaggagggctgatggagggagtaggagacagagcaggagaggactgatggagggagtaggagacagagcaggagagaggactgatggagggagtaggagacagagcaggagggctgatggagggagtaggagacagagcaggaggGCTGATGGAGGGCTGGGTGTGGAATAAAAAGGGCCTCCAATGCTACCCGGCGCTCGACTAAACCTCAGAGTATTGTGCTCTGGGCAGAGCGACGTtcagcaaacaaaaacacacacagactttccTGTGATGTTCGGGGACTTCGGGCCCTGAGAGGAGGGTTAGCTGATAAATGGCGAGGGGGAATGCGTTTACAGAGCGCTCTTCTAACCGGCGtccgctcaaagcgctttacaatatcgccCAGCATTCACCAACGGCGGGgggtcagccacgcagggcgacagccagctctccGGGAGCGGTCAGGTGggggcgtctcgctcagggacacctcgacggtgctgggggggggggggggggtctggactCACCTGGCTGGTGTCAGACATGATCCCGGGGAGGTCCTGGATGGAGCGCCGCCGCTGGGCGTCacaggaggctgaggaggggagaccaggagagggggtgagccggagggggagggggggaggagcaggagagggggcgagcccgagggggagggggggggaggagcaggaggttggagggaggtgagaggaggagctaGACCCGGAAGGTGTTTCCCAGAAGGGTGGAGAAAAAGGCGTGTCCGTTCGGGGGCCAAGAAGGAGGAAAGGGACGGTTGAACCCTGAGCGACACCTCCACCTGGGGCCCGTCACCGTGGTAACGAGACGGCGCTAACGAGACGGGCCCCGACTCCTCCCACTGCTCAACCTCTTCCCATCACCCCGTCGTTCTAGACCCCGACCAATGCCCCCTATGGGGCCTACAGCAGGGGGGGGCGGTCTGCCTCATACTGCAACACTTCTCAGGCCTGTCAGGGAAACGTTCAAACCTGTTCCATCACATTGTGGCAGGACTCACATACCGGGCTACCGATACGCTGGGAGGAAGAAACTAAGGAAAGGCTCGCACTATTCTGTTCTACATGGAAGAAGAGCGTCATCCAGGCCACAgctgcgtgcgcgcgtgcgtgcgtgcgttcgtttGCGCGTCTGCCTGAGTCATCGACTTCACCTCCCAAGCACCGAGGGAATAAAATGAAACCAATCAAAGTAATCCAAAATGTGTTCATAAGCATTCCCGATCCAAACTAAGTTGGGGGTCGTTGTGGCCTGGAGAATGAATGATGAACAGCTGTGAACACAGAGATACCCTATCTTTAAAGAACTACAACTCCCAGAGACCTCTGACCTAGTTACTCACTCAAATGCGATAAAACTAAAATGTTTTTCCTTCttatccaaccccccccccccctcactctcctggTAAAAATAACCACGACCTCCATCAATGAAGTCAGAGCAACACACTTTCATACTTAATGGAAGGAGAAAGCATTCCAGATGtcccaagagagagagagggtgagctcATGTTCAGAcagtgacagacacacagacacacagacacacagacacacagacgcagacacagagacagagacagagacagagacagacttcTTACTTCCAGAGTAGAAAATGTCCGGACCAAACGATTGCTTTACGACGTCACCCTGATTATCTCCCCCTGCTCAATGATCAAACTATCTGCCATTGGCAGGTGTCCATTTTTTAGCCCGCCGCCATGGAAACGAGATTGAACCCCAGCGCTCCCTTCTCGGGCTAGGACCCTTAGtcagcagtgagtgagtgagtgagggggtgagagagtgagtgagggggtgagagagtgagtgagggggtgagagagtgagtgagtgagggggtgggtgagtgagtgagtgagggggtgagggttgaGGGTCAGGTACATCCAGAGGGTTTGAAGGGAGACAGGCCCCCCCCCTCAgcgcgggggggagggggggggttaccaCGGTGATACCTGTGACGACGATCTTGGGAACGTCCAGAATGGTGCCGTAGGACGCGGTCTTACGGTGACCTCGCTTAAAGGGCGGGCGTGCTGCGgagacatgcacagacacacacacacacacatggatatatAGAGCTGCACCACGCatgcagacagacgggcagacagacaggcagacagagacacagacaggcagacagacacacaagacaGGCGGACACACTGACAAGACAGGCGGACAGGCAAATAATACACATCATACAAAGTACGACAGAAACAGGGCGGGGCCAGCGAGCCGGCCCCGCCAAGCTGAGGCTGGACAACAATGCCGACACATGACGTCACTTCCTGTTTCAGACGACATGCGGGGACAGGAGCGTACACGAGCGTGCACATGCAGGGCAGCATGCCCCCTGGtgatgggctggggggggggggggggggggggggagacgctgaccctaaccctgagggcCGGAGGCTGAGCGAGCGGAAGTGCAACTGCTCCTAGCtctcttcaaagtaaaagctcaCAGCGAGGTAATTAATATCCAACCCGAGTCGTCCATCGGTCCTGGAGGAGGGAAGACTAACGGGGTGGCAGTAAACCATCAGTGGACGGTGACCCCCGGTCTGAGTGACGGTGGCTCCACGCCCGGTGGgcactagggggcgctgtggagGCCGGCCTTACCTGCGGGCGTGAAGGGCAGCTTGGGCTCCAGCTCCGACAGGTCTGTGCTCATCCTCTTGCCCTCCGAGGAGAGGAGGCCCTGGGGGCGGGCCGACAGGCTCTCCACGCTGCCCCCTCTGGACAGGGGGAGCGAGCGCAGCGGGTCGccctggcaacacacacacacacacacacttagaggaGGACACTAACCCCCACGGTGGTGGGGCGGGGGAAACTGGTGGTGAGGACACTGGTGGAGTAACCTTGGTtttgaagtgggggggggggactgggggtgAAGGTGTATACTGGTGGGGTACCAGTGGGTGGAGTCACCTTGGGTTTGAAGTGGGGGGGGTGACGGTGTATACTGGTGGAGTACCAGTGGGTGGAGTCACCTTGGGTTTGAAGTGGGGGGGGTGACGGTGTATACTGGTGGAGTACCAGTGGGTGGAGTCACCTTGGGTTTGAAGTGGGGGGGGTGACGGTGTATACTGGTGGAGTACCAGTGGGTGGAGTCACCTTGGGTTTGAAGTGGGGGGGGAACTGGGGGGTGATCTTGATGGTGTCGTTGCTGCCCTGGGAGTCGCCCTGCTCCAGGTTGGCGTTGCTGCGGCTGCTGGTGCAGGTGAGGTCCATGCAGGAGCCTGGGggcacagcggggggggggggggagggggtacgTCGGGGTGTTGGTAGCAGTGtatgtggcggtggtggtgttgttgttggtaggTGGTGTTGGTACCAGTATGTGTGGtaggtggtgttgttgttggtaggTGGTGTTggtaccagtgtgtgtgacggtgCTGGTACCAGTGttgtgaggtggtggtgttgcagtTGGTCTTGCTGGGTGGTgttgtaccagtgtgtgtgacggtgCTGGTACCTGTGttgtgaggtggtggtgttgttggtggtgttagGTGGTgttgtaccagtgtgtgtgagggtgctgGTACCAGTGttgtgaggtggtggtggtgttggtggtagtgTTAGGTGGTgttgtaccagtgtgtgtgagggtgctgGTACCTGTGCTGGTGGCGGAGTTGCTCTGCCCGTCGTCTGAGTACTGGTAAGGGTACTGCAGCGCCTCCTCTGACCCGGGGAAGAACTGCCAACGGGTCACAACAAACAAGTCACTCCTGCTCCCCCGGGGAATACCGCCAATGAATCACCACCGCTTAACGTGCAtttgagtgcgtgcgtgtgcatgtgcacgtgcgtgtgcacgtgcgtgcgtgcgctggTACCCTCATGAGGTGGGTCATGATCTTGACGATCTCCTCCATGGAGGGCCTCTGGGTGGGGTCCTTGGACCAGCAGCGCGTCATCAGGCTCTCGATGGGCTTGGGCAGGTTCTTGATGAGAGGGGGCCGCGTGCCTGGGGCCAGGAGGGGGACACCGGGTTAGACGCTCCTATACTGGGGTTAGACGCTCCTACACCGGGTTAGACGCTCCTATACGGGGGTTAGACGCTCCTATACTGGGGTTAGACGCTCCTACACCGGGTTAGACGCTACTATACTGGGGTTAGACGCTCCT
This genomic interval carries:
- the map3k7 gene encoding mitogen-activated protein kinase kinase kinase 7 isoform X2, whose translation is MLETPPGYPFEEIDYVDIEVEEVVGRGAFGVVCKAKWKGKDVAIKTIESESERKAFIVELRQLSRVNHPNIVKLYGSCNSPVCLVMEYAEGGSLYNVLHGAEPLPFYTASHAMSWCFQCSQGVAYLHGMKPKALIHRDLKPPNLLLVAGGTVLKICDFGTACDIQTHMTNNKGSAAWMAPEVFEGSNYSEKCDVFSWGIILWEVITRRKPFDEIGGPAFRIMWAVHNGTRPPLIKNLPKPIESLMTRCWSKDPTQRPSMEEIVKIMTHLMRFFPGSEEALQYPYQYSDDGQSNSATSTGSCMDLTCTSSRSNANLEQGDSQGSNDTIKITPQFPPHFKPKGDPLRSLPLSRGGSVESLSARPQGLLSSEGKRMSTDLSELEPKLPFTPAASCDAQRRRSIQDLPGIMSDTSQGSRNSSRSSSPSVRMMPSDRPGSRGYYSPDDPDSNGSDNSIPMAYLTLDYQLQPLAPCPNSKESMAVFEQHCKMAQEYLKVQTEIALLIQRKKELIAELDQDEKDQQTTSRLVQEHKKLLEENQSLATYYHKCKKQLDLIRVQQQKRQGTS
- the map3k7 gene encoding mitogen-activated protein kinase kinase kinase 7 isoform X3 encodes the protein MSTDLSELEPKLPFTPAARPPFKRGHRKTASYGTILDVPKIVVTASCDAQRRRSIQDLPGIMSDTSQGSRNSSRSSSPSVRMMPSDRPGSRGYYSPDDPDSNGSDNSIPMAYLTLDYQLQPLAPCPNSKESMAVFEQHCKMAQEYLKVQTEIALLIQRKKELIAELDQDEKDQQTTSRLVQEHKKLLEENQSLATYYHKCKKQLDLIRVQQQKRQGTS
- the map3k7 gene encoding mitogen-activated protein kinase kinase kinase 7 isoform X1 encodes the protein MLETPPGYPFEEIDYVDIEVEEVVGRGAFGVVCKAKWKGKDVAIKTIESESERKAFIVELRQLSRVNHPNIVKLYGSCNSPVCLVMEYAEGGSLYNVLHGAEPLPFYTASHAMSWCFQCSQGVAYLHGMKPKALIHRDLKPPNLLLVAGGTVLKICDFGTACDIQTHMTNNKGSAAWMAPEVFEGSNYSEKCDVFSWGIILWEVITRRKPFDEIGGPAFRIMWAVHNGTRPPLIKNLPKPIESLMTRCWSKDPTQRPSMEEIVKIMTHLMRFFPGSEEALQYPYQYSDDGQSNSATSTGSCMDLTCTSSRSNANLEQGDSQGSNDTIKITPQFPPHFKPKGDPLRSLPLSRGGSVESLSARPQGLLSSEGKRMSTDLSELEPKLPFTPAARPPFKRGHRKTASYGTILDVPKIVVTASCDAQRRRSIQDLPGIMSDTSQGSRNSSRSSSPSVRMMPSDRPGSRGYYSPDDPDSNGSDNSIPMAYLTLDYQLQPLAPCPNSKESMAVFEQHCKMAQEYLKVQTEIALLIQRKKELIAELDQDEKDQQTTSRLVQEHKKLLEENQSLATYYHKCKKQLDLIRVQQQKRQGTS